GGTTCTTTTGACTACGGCCGTTTCCAATTCCTCGGCATGTCGCTTTATAGAATCGTAAAGACGCGCATTGATGATCGATAATGAAAAATAATAGGCCAAAGTCTGGCAGACATCGACTTGGGTTTCATCAATCTTTATTGGAGCACCAACAGAACCGATGATCAGAATACCCAGCGTGTCTTGGGGTGATAATAAAGGCAAATAAAGAAGAGTGCGCAGGTTGCGCAATTCACAGATCTGTTTTTCGGCAGATGTGAGTTCGGCCTGTTCCGTATCCGGCAGCAGCAAAGGAGTGCCGTTCTGTAAAGCCTGCTTAATGTGCGGATGTTCATCGAGGGGAACATACCGAAATTCCTCCGGAAAATCTCCGGGCAGCGGCGGCGACGTCGCAGCCAAACGCAGCCTGCCCTCTTCCAGGAGATAGACCGCGGCGCTCTGGAGGCCCAAAAACTCCAAGGCCGAATCGGTCGCGGTTTTTAACACCTGCGGCAATTCCAGCGTGGAGGCCAATTTTCGACTGATCTGCAGCAGAGCATTTAAAAGCTCATTGCGGCGGAGGATTTGGTTTTCCGCCTCCTTTTTTTCCGTAATGTCACGAATATTCAACGCATAAAACAGGGTACGGCCGTGGGAATCTCGATGTGCCATGATTTCGACGTCCGCCGGAAAGAGCGATCCGTCTTTGCGCCGGAAGGTCCCTTCGAAACGGCATATTCCTGTTGTTTCTGCTGTTTTGAGACAATCTTTCAAACTCTTTTGTGTCTCAGGGCCGATGATATCCCACAGGCGTTTGCCTCCAAGCTCGTTGTCCGAATAACCGAACATCGTGCTGATGGCAGGATTGCAGGCGGTAATCGTACACCCATCCGGTTCCGCAATAATCACGGACCATCCGGCATATCTAAAGATGGTTTCCCATTTTTTCAGATCATCCGCGTTTTTTATATGTCGTTCAAGATTCTGGAGCAGCCGAGCGGCACCGGCAAACGTGGCAGGAAAGATTAGCATTATTGGAAGCCATATGCGACGCACAATCTCCAGTCCGCTGGGGATCGGTATAACCAGCAGCTGACAGGCAAGCATGACCAAGTGCGTCACAATGCCGATGCCGTAGAGCATGGGGAAAGATATGTTCATTAAATTGCGGTGATAGATCCTGCGGAATAAGGCTCCCACTCCCGCGCAGCAGATGATGGTCGCTACACCGGCATAGACGCCGGCTCCTCCCTTTAGGATGCGGAAGGCAGAGGAAATGGAAATGGCAATCAATGTGGTGACTCGACTGCCAAAGAGTCCTGCCAACGTGAGGATAATCGACCGGCCGTCATAAATGATCCCCGGTTGATAGTGAAAGGGCATCAGCATACCCATAACGGCGGTTATGCCGAAGAGAAAGCCGATCAGCAAGTAACGAGAAACGGATTTTTCGCGGCTGATGCGTCCCAGCAGTTCATAAGAGGCTATAATCGCAATCAGCAGAGCAGCGTTTTGAATAAGTGAAACATACATTGGCGTAGGCCGATTTTAAGGCGCTGATGTATCTATTTTTGAGTTGTCAAAGAAGGTAATTAGACCGCCATGAAAAGGCTAGAACTTTGCCGGCAATCCGGACTGAACCAGAATTCTTATTTTCTTTTATCAATGATTATTGCCATTCCATGTCGGCTCATAGCCGGCGCGCTAACAGCAAAGGTTGTTTTTTAAAATAGCCCTACCTGCCCCAAGTCTGCTAAATTGCTCACTGCCGTCACACTATTCAGAAATAATTTTGCAAATGACGGCTAAAAAGAATGTTTTTTCATTCGTTGAAAAATTATACAAAACATTTCAAGGAGTTGCAAGAAAAAAATAATTTGAATTTATTTATGATAAAGAGAAATAACGGCTCCGAACATATTTATTCGTTTTTAGAAACTGTTCACGCATTCCAGTCGTTTTCCCGTTCGGTGTGAATTACAGATTGATTTTTTATGAAATGACCACCCTTTTTTGAATAGCAGCTTTATTAAGTCGGAATCTTTTATGATTGATCTTTCGGCTAAATTTTGTCATATTGACGAGAAGAAAACATGAGTAATCGAAGCATTGGGATAACACGTTCTTAGACTCTAATTAAACTATTGGTTATCCGAAAAAAGTTATTTCAGGCGTAGGAGCCGATTCAAGACTTGTTGATAAATGAACCCTGGTCGCGTCATTGGGCGCTTTGGTTGGCATGTTAAACGGAAAGGCAACAACGATGTTTTCGTGGGCGGGCAACCGCAGTATCGTTTTAAATTGGATCTCTGTGCGGGCTTTTTCGTTATAGATTTTGCCTGTCGCAGCCGGCAGGCATTGGGTGTTGCCGATCGATAACGGATGCGTGGCGAATGCAATCTTACAAGCCGTAATGTTTTTGCAGTTTTAACCATAGTGCTTATTTTTAATGATGCGCTGTTGCTACATATTACCGGTCAAATACTTTCAGCGGTAACTCGGAGCTCTGATGAAAACTCTTGTTCGTGATTTAGCCCAAATTTTTATCATCGCCTCTGTATTGGGGCTGGCAGCTAACGCCGTCAATCCGCGCGGCGTCAAGATCGGCTTTTCCCGGCCGCAGCGAACATCGGCAGCTGATTCTTCCCTAATCGGCGGTTCGTTTAAAGAGCCGTTTCTGGTCAACCGCGAGCAAGTGCGTCGAATGGCCGAGTCCGGCGCCGTCATCATCGATGCCCGCTCGCCGGAAGAGTTTGCCGCCGGGCACATACCAGGCGCCGTCAATATATATTTCGAGGCTTTGCATGAATATGTCGATGTGATGGAGGCTTTGCCTCGCGACCGCTGGCTGGTCTGTTATTGCGACGGTCCGCCCTGCGACAAAGGCGAAATGTTGGCGCGCGAATTGGTCTCGCAGGGTTTCCCGCGGGTTGCCTATTATTACGAGGGTTTAAACGACTGGAAGCGGGCCGGTCTGGAGGTGGTGCGATGAAGCAATTGCTTTCGCTTTTGCGGTTTGTTCTGGGCGGAATTTTTGTCTATGCCGCATTGGGCAAAATCCTTGATCCGACACAGTTTGCCGAAAGTATCGACAATTATCGACTGTTGCCGTATTTCCTGACAACCCTCACGGCGGCGATTTTGCCCTGGTTGGAACTGATTTGCGGCTTTTTGTTGATCCTCGGCCGTAAAGTTGCAGCTGCAAGCCTCATAATTATTGTTTTGAATTGTATTTTCATCCTAGCCATCGGCTCAGCCGTCGCGCGCGGCTTGGATATCGACTGCGGCTGCTTTTCTGCCGGCAGCAAGGTGGGGTGGGTACGCTTGATCGAGGACTTTGCTCTGCTCGCAGTGGCTGTGGTCATTTGGAAAGAGGCAAGGACTCTGCAGGCAAGATAAAGAAACGATCGACAGGTTTTCTGCTTCTTATCTCTCCCGAATATTAGAGTCAGTACTCCTCTTGAAACTCGATGGCTTTTCGTACTTTTTGACTGCGGCCGACATGAAAAGTAGGGTTTCCATACCGTCGTGCGCGTCTGCCTTTAAAAACTTGCCGACTGCCAGAGAGCTCCTGCGCTTAGTACGAAGGCAAAACCGGTAAGCGTTTTGGTTTAAAAAATCTAAATCTTTTTAAAAAATCGTTCAACCGCCGCTGCTGCCTGTCTTCCCTGGTAGATCGCGTGCACGACCAACGACGGCCCGCGCACGGCATCTCCGGCGGCAAAAACGCCAGGCTCCGAGGTCATCCACTGTCGATCCACAACCAGATTGCCGCGTCCGTCGAGCTTTAGGTTCAAGTCCCTTACCAACGGCCCATGCTCCACATGCAGGAAGCCGGTTGCGAGCAGAACCAGATCAGCCGGCAGCTCGAATTCGCTGCCCGAGATTTCACGATACTGAAATCGTCCATTCTCATCCCGATACCACTCCAGCCGCACTGCCCGCAAGGCCGAAACGCGGCCGTTCCTCCCTATAAACTCTCGAGTTAAAACCGCCCACTCACGAGTACAGCCTTCCTGGTGCGAAGTCGACGTACGCAATATATTCGGCCACTCCGGCCACGGATTGCGCGGCAGTCGTTCGGCAGGGGGCTTCGGCAGCAGTTCGATCTGCGTTACGCTGCGGGCACCCTGACGGACGCTTGTTCCGACGCAGTCGGAGCCGGTGTCGCCGCCGCCGATGACCACGACGTGCTTGCCTGCGGCAGAGATCTCCGGCTCTGCAATTTTGTCGCCCGCAATGCGTCTATTCTGCTGCGTGAGAAAGTCCATTGCGAAATGAATACCTTCCAGCTCGCGCCCGGGAATATTCAGATCGCGGGGTATGCCGGCGCCGACCGTAAGAATGATCGCATCAAACGATCGCCGCAGGTAACGCGCCGAGACATCCTTGCCGGCTTCGACGCCGGTTTCAAAGCGCACGCCCTCGGCGGCAAGCTGTTCCAGACGGCGGTCCAGAATGTGCTTCTCCAGCTTAAAGTCCGGAATACCGTAGCGTAGAATGCCGCCGACGCGGTCGGTTTTTTCGAACAAAACGACCTCATGGCCGCGGCGCGCCAGCTGCTGCGATGCGGCCAAGCCGGCAGGGCCGGATCCGATAACGGCGACCTTTTTACCGCTGCGATAGTTTGCGGGCTCAGGCTGCACCCAGCCCTCTTCGAAGCCCCTTTCGATGATCTGAAGTTCGATCTGCTTGATCGTTACCGCCTCGTCATTGTAGGCAAGCGTGCAGGCAGCCTCACAGGGCGCGGGACAGACTCGGCCGGTGATTTCCGGAAAATTATTCGTCGAATGCAGAATTTCGAGCGCCCGACGCCAATGGCCGCGGTAAACCAGGTCGTTGAAATCGGGAATGCGGTTCAGCACCGGACAGCCGTAGGTATGACAGGAGGGCACCCCACAGTCCATACAGCGCGCCGCCTGTCGGGTCAATTTATCCCTTGACAACAACAGTTCGAATTCGTGAAAATCCTTTATTCGTTGATGAACAAGACGTTTCGGCGCCTCTTCGCGTTTATATTCCAAAAATCCGGTTGCCTTAGCCATTGAACACCTCCTCGGTGACGGCAACGGTCACCTTTTCCGTTTCTTCCTGCAGGCGCATCCGTTCCAGGACGCGGCGATATTCGATCGGCATCACTTTAACGAAGAGCGGCAGTTGCGCCTCCCAATTATCGAGGAGCCACTTGGCGCGCCGACTGCCGGTCCAGCGGTAATGATCTTGAATCATTTTCTTCAACAGCCGTTTGTCCTCTTCGTTCCAAACGCTTTCCAAATCGACCGTGTCCAGGTTGCAGCGCGTGTCGAACAGTTCCGTTTCGTCGTAGACGAACGCGATGCCGCCGCTCATTCCGGCGGCAAAGTTGTTTCCCGTACGGCCCAGTATGACGGCCACTCCGCCGGTCATGTATTCGCAGCCGTGGTCGCCGACGCCCTCGACCACCGCGCAGGCACCGCTGTTGCGGACCATAAACCGTTCGCCGACGACGCCGTTGATAAAGACTTGGCCGCCGGTAGCCCCGTACAGCAGCACGTTGCCGGCAATGATGTTTTCGTGCGGCTCAAAAGTTGCCTGCGGCGGAGGCATGAGCACGATCCGGCCGCCGGACATCGATTTGCCGAGATAGTCGTTGGCGTCGCCGATAATTCGGGCGGTGATGCCGGGGGCCAAAAACGCGCCGAAGCTTTGGCCGGCGGAACCGGTAAAAGTCAATTGAATTGTATTATCCGGCAAGCCTTTCGCTCCGTACCGATCGACAATGACTCCGCTGAGACGCGCACCGACGGTACGGTGGACGTTCCGAATCGGCAGCTCGACGGAGACGGTTTTACCCTCTTGGATTGCCGGTTGACATAGTTCAATTAGACGACCATCCAAGTCTTCATAAGGAGAAGGCGGCTGCGGGCGTAGCCGTCGCCGCGGCGCCTGCGGTATGGGATCGACCAGCAGGCTGCGCAGATCGAGCGTTTTCGCCTTCCAATGATCCGTTTCGCGGACGAATTCCAGACGATCGACGCGGCCTACCATTTCGTCGACGGTACGGAAGCCGAGTTCGGCCATAATTTCCCGCAAATCCTGGGCAACGAAGCGGAGGAAACGTTCCACATAATCCGGCAGGCCGCCGAAACGCTCGCGCAGCCGGGGATCCTGAGTCGCAACGCCGACCGGGCAAGTATTGAGATGGCATTTGCGCATCATGAGACAGCCCAGGCTGATGAGTAAAGCGGTTCCGAAACCAAATTCTTCCGCACCAAGCAGCGCCGCCACGGCCAGATCGCGGCCGGTCTTTAATTGGCCGTCGGTCTGAACGACGATGCGGTCGCGCAGATTGTTGAGACGCAGGGTCTGCTGCACTTCCGCCAGACCGAGCTCCCAAGGCAATCCGGTGTGCTTGATCGAAGTGAGCGGAGAAGCGCCGGTTCCGCCTTCATAGCCGGAGATCAGCACCAGGTCGGCGCCGGCCTTGGCCACGCCTGCGGCAATGGTGCCTACGCCGGCTTCAGATACCAATTTGACCGACACTTTGGCGCGGGGATTGACGGATTTGAGGTCATAGATCAGCTGCGCCAGATCTTCGATCGAGTAGATGTCATGATGGGGCGGCGGAGAGATAAGGGTAACGCCCGGCGTGGTATGCCGCACGCGCGCAATCTCTGCATTGACCTTATGGCCGGGCAGCTGTCCGCCTTCGCCCGGCTTGGCGCCTTGGGCGATCTTGATCTGCAGCTCGTCGGCGTGCATCACGTATTCCGTCGTAACACCGAATCGGCCGGAGGCCACTTGTTTGATGCGCGAAAGCCGCAGATCGCCGTTCGGCAGGGGTTTATAACGTTCAGGATCCTCGCCGCCTTCGCCGCTGTTGCTGCGTGCGCCGAGACGGTTCATGGCAATGGCAATGGCTTCGTGGGCCTCGCGGCTGATCGATCCGAACGACATGGCCGCACCGACAAACCGCTTGGTAATGGACTCTACCGGCTCGACTTGATCAATAGAGATCGGCTTGCCTGCTTTAAAAGCTAATCTGCTGCGCAACACCGCCTGTACGGCGGCCTGTTGGTTCATATAGTCGCTGAATTCTTTAAACAGCGCATAATCGTTGAGTCGTACGGCGGTCTGCAGTTTATAGATCGCTTCTGTTGTCCACATGTGCGGCTCGCCGTCTTTGCGAATATGGTAGACTCCGCCTGGGTGCAGCAGGCGGGGAGGTTCGCCGTAGGTTGGAAAAGCCTGCCGATGCCTGCGACGGACCTCTTCGGCAATTTCGTCCAGGCCGATGCCGCCGATCCGCGAAGGGGTGTTGCAAAAGTAGCTGTCGATGACTTCTCGACCGATGCCGACGGCTTCGAAAATCTGTGAGCCGAAAAAGCTGTGTATTGTGGAGATGCCCATTCGACTGATGGTCTTCAGCAGACCTTTTTTGATTGCCGTTATATAGTTATCCATTGCCTGCTCTGCCGAGATCGGCTCCTCCAATAGGCCTTCTTCGACCAGATTGCGGATGGAGGCAAAAGCCAAATAGGGGCAAAAGGCATCGGCGCCGAATGCGAGAAGCTGAGCAAAATGAATGACTTCGCGCGCCTCCCCCGTCTCAAAAACCAATCCGCACCAATTGCGGATACCTTTTTTGATAAAATATTGATGCAGACCCGACGCCGCCAGCAAAACGGGAATGGGTGCCGAATCGGCGGTCAAATTCTTATCCGTGATGATCAGAAGGGTTGCACCGTTGCGGACGGCCTTTTCCGCTTGTTTGAACAGATTATCCAGTGCCATTTTCAAGCCCTTCCCGCCCTGCTCGACCGGAAAAAGCATGTCGAGTTCAAAAGTTTTGATGGCCGGATGTTGCGAATAACGGATCCGCTCCAAGTCGGAAGGCGTAAGGATAGGGTGTTGGAGTTTAAGACCGCGGTAATGTTCGGGCGTTTCCTCGAGGAAATTCTTTTCGCGGCCGACAAAGCTTTCGAGCGACATCACCATCTCCTCTCGGAGAGGATCGATCGGCGGATTGGTGACCTGAGCAAAAAGCTGCTTAAAGTAGTTGAACAAAAGCTGCGGCCGCGGCGACAGGACGGCCAACGCGGCATCGTTGCCCATGGAACCGACCGGCTCCTGAGCATGCGTCGCCATAGGCGCGAGGATCATTTTAAGATCTTCGTCGGTATAGCTGAAGGCATGTTGAAGGCGCAGGAGCTGCTCCGGCTCCAGTCTCGGCACATGTGCCGGGGCAAACAAACCGCGCAGCTCAACATGGTTCTCTTTTACCCAGCGGCGATAAGGCCGTTGGCGGGAAATTTTGGCTTTGATTTCATGGTCGGGAACAATACGGTTTTGCTCCAAATCAACAAGAAACATTTTGCCGGGCTGAAGACGCCCCTGACGAAGAATGTTTTCCGCCGGAATTTCCAAAACGCCGGTTTCGCTGGCCATAACCACCAGCCCGTCTTTGGTAATAGTATAGCGGGCCGGCCTGAGCCCATTGCGGTCGAGCGTCGCGCCGATGTAGCGACCGTCGGTAAAAGCGACGGCGGCAGGTCCGTCCCACGGTTCCATCAGTGCGGAATGATATTCGTAAAAGGCCTGCTTGTCGGTGCTCATACGCACTTTGGGCCCGTAGGCCTCGGGAATCATCATCATCATGGCGTGCGGCAGGGACCTGCCGGAAAGCACGAGCAGTTCCAGTGCGTTATCAAAAATTGCCGAATCGCTGCCGTTTTCGATGAGGATGGGCTTTATTTTGTGAATGTCGTCGCCGAAAAGCGACGAGGCGATATGGGGCTCGCGTGCCTTCATGCGGTTGATGTTGCCGCGCAGCGTGTTGATTTCGCCGTTATGCGCCAATCGCCGGAACGGTTGCGCCAGCCTCCAGGTCGGCAGCGTATTGGTGCTGAAACGCTGATGCACCATGGCGAAGGGACTTTTAAACGCCTCTTCCGTTATATCCGGGTAAAAAGAAGGCAACTGGGCGGCGGTCAAAAGTCCTTTGTAAACAATGAGGCGGCTCGAAAATGAGGCAACGTAAAAAGCACCGGCATCGACCGACCAGGAGCATATTTCGTTTTCCGCCTGCCGGCGAATGACATAGAGTTTGCGTTCGAAATGTTCAGCAGGAATATTGCCGCGGCCGATAAAGAGCTGTTCAATAAAAGGACAAGTCTGCTTGGCGAGCTCTCCAAGTCCCTGAGGATTGGTGGGAACCTGCCGCCAGCCGAGAACAACGGCTCCTTCATATCGGCAATATTTCTCCAAAACTGCCTTGCAGTCCGTTCGTAAAGCCGCCTCATGGGGTAGGAACACCATGGCGACGGCGTAATCGCCTTCCTGAGGCAGCGGAAAGCCGATCTGCTCCGCTGCTGTGCAAAAGAATTCATGCGGCAGTTTGACTAAAATTCCGGCGCCGTCGCCTGTTCCTTGATCGCCGCCTATGGCGCCGCGGTGCTCCAAGTTGGCCAGTATCCGAATGCCGTCAGAGACAATCTGATGGGTGGGTTGAGCATCGAGGCGCGCGATAAAACCGACGCCGCAGCTGTCGTGCTCGAATGCCGGATCATAGAGACCGACCGTTTTACGGCTTGCATAGCCGAAGGGGTGAGAAGAGATTTGCATTGTGGCTTTTTGAAAATTCATAGTATTGCCCAATCGAAACGAATCTTGCCTGGTTGATTTCTGGAAAATGGTAAATCCTTCTTATCAAGAATTATGCCGAAAGCGATTTGAAAAGAATGAAAAAACTTATTAGAAAACATAGAGATAAACAGCGGCGACAGACATAAATTGATCGAGATATGGATATAAACAATAATGAAAAATCAATTTTGTAGGAAAATTTAATATAGGGACAAAAAAGAAATTTAGCTGACGCCGATTGCTTTAATTTTGCGTTTTCCGCTGCAGTGAATGAGTTGCGGCTTGTGCGGCGGTTCAGAACAAAAACTTAATCGCGACAATGGATTAGGAAAAAAACTTCCGCTTTAAAATGCTCGGTTTATCTTTGAGAAAACGAGGTAAAATAGCAGTTCGAACAGCGCATATCCATACTTTTCCGACGTCGAACTGTCGAAACAGCATAGGCTACAAAAATAGCAGAAAAATGCACATTCCGCTAATTTTGTAGCCATCATTTCCTACTTTTTCAGCGCTTCCAATTGTCTAGCCGCTTCCGCCTGGTATTCTTTGTCTTTTTTATTCTTCGGGGTCAAGGCAAGAGCCTGCTTAAACGCTGCCGCCGCCTTGTCCTTTTGATTCATTTCCAGATAGGTAATGCCCAGCTCCAAATGGTGGTTGATATGCGTCGGTTTCAGTTCGATCGCCTTTAGAAAATGTTTTTCCGCGTCCTCCAGGCTTGCCGGCGGCAGACCGCCGTATAGAATTTGCGCGAAAGTCTTTTGGATGCCGCTCAGCGTCGCAACCTTACGATGCCAGCGGGCATAAACATGATGCGCCGTATCGTTATTGGGATTGATCTGCAGAGCCTTTTCCGCTTCCTCTTTGACGGTTTTCGACAACTGCACCTGTTCCTTTTTTCCCGCCATCAAAGCAACACGACCGATGGCGACGGAAAGATAGAGGTGGGCATTGTCGTTCTCCGGGCAGATCTCGATGGCTTTGCGGGCAAACTCCTCTGCTTTGGTGAAATTAGCCGTTCGTTCGGCTTTGTCGGTTTTGTCGTCGCCGATATCGGCATAAGCGCGCGAAATTTTCCACGCCGCGTCACAACTTTTGGGATTGAGCGCAAACGCTGCTTGGTAAGCTTTCAACGCCGCCTCGTGCTCATAAGCGTCGTAGGAGGCATCGCCTTGCGCCATCAAT
This genomic interval from candidate division KSB1 bacterium contains the following:
- a CDS encoding ATP-binding protein, translating into MYVSLIQNAALLIAIIASYELLGRISREKSVSRYLLIGFLFGITAVMGMLMPFHYQPGIIYDGRSIILTLAGLFGSRVTTLIAISISSAFRILKGGAGVYAGVATIICCAGVGALFRRIYHRNLMNISFPMLYGIGIVTHLVMLACQLLVIPIPSGLEIVRRIWLPIMLIFPATFAGAARLLQNLERHIKNADDLKKWETIFRYAGWSVIIAEPDGCTITACNPAISTMFGYSDNELGGKRLWDIIGPETQKSLKDCLKTAETTGICRFEGTFRRKDGSLFPADVEIMAHRDSHGRTLFYALNIRDITEKKEAENQILRRNELLNALLQISRKLASTLELPQVLKTATDSALEFLGLQSAAVYLLEEGRLRLAATSPPLPGDFPEEFRYVPLDEHPHIKQALQNGTPLLLPDTEQAELTSAEKQICELRNLRTLLYLPLLSPQDTLGILIIGSVGAPIKIDETQVDVCQTLAYYFSLSIINARLYDSIKRHAEELETAVVKRTAELEAKNRELEAFSYSISHDLRAPLRAVKGFAEIILRRHRASLNDEAMHYFNNILDSAEYMGQLIGDLLNYSRLGRGGVSLKSFSLAELAADLAKEFAPSFDNVGARLVIQPDLPMVYAEPILLRQALTNLIDNALKYRRENVTAEVVLTAARADQWVEIRVSDNGIGIAPEFHEKIFEIFQRLHSRDRYGGTGIGLAMVKKAVVMMGGSVSVESVPEQGSTFIIRIPAA
- a CDS encoding tetratricopeptide repeat protein codes for the protein MKLLMLCLSLFAVTCLNAATFEELMAQGDASYDAYEHEAALKAYQAAFALNPKSCDAAWKISRAYADIGDDKTDKAERTANFTKAEEFARKAIEICPENDNAHLYLSVAIGRVALMAGKKEQVQLSKTVKEEAEKALQINPNNDTAHHVYARWHRKVATLSGIQKTFAQILYGGLPPASLEDAEKHFLKAIELKPTHINHHLELGITYLEMNQKDKAAAAFKQALALTPKNKKDKEYQAEAARQLEALKK
- a CDS encoding rhodanese-like domain-containing protein, with translation MKTLVRDLAQIFIIASVLGLAANAVNPRGVKIGFSRPQRTSAADSSLIGGSFKEPFLVNREQVRRMAESGAVIIDARSPEEFAAGHIPGAVNIYFEALHEYVDVMEALPRDRWLVCYCDGPPCDKGEMLARELVSQGFPRVAYYYEGLNDWKRAGLEVVR
- the gltB gene encoding glutamate synthase large subunit, whose translation is MNFQKATMQISSHPFGYASRKTVGLYDPAFEHDSCGVGFIARLDAQPTHQIVSDGIRILANLEHRGAIGGDQGTGDGAGILVKLPHEFFCTAAEQIGFPLPQEGDYAVAMVFLPHEAALRTDCKAVLEKYCRYEGAVVLGWRQVPTNPQGLGELAKQTCPFIEQLFIGRGNIPAEHFERKLYVIRRQAENEICSWSVDAGAFYVASFSSRLIVYKGLLTAAQLPSFYPDITEEAFKSPFAMVHQRFSTNTLPTWRLAQPFRRLAHNGEINTLRGNINRMKAREPHIASSLFGDDIHKIKPILIENGSDSAIFDNALELLVLSGRSLPHAMMMMIPEAYGPKVRMSTDKQAFYEYHSALMEPWDGPAAVAFTDGRYIGATLDRNGLRPARYTITKDGLVVMASETGVLEIPAENILRQGRLQPGKMFLVDLEQNRIVPDHEIKAKISRQRPYRRWVKENHVELRGLFAPAHVPRLEPEQLLRLQHAFSYTDEDLKMILAPMATHAQEPVGSMGNDAALAVLSPRPQLLFNYFKQLFAQVTNPPIDPLREEMVMSLESFVGREKNFLEETPEHYRGLKLQHPILTPSDLERIRYSQHPAIKTFELDMLFPVEQGGKGLKMALDNLFKQAEKAVRNGATLLIITDKNLTADSAPIPVLLAASGLHQYFIKKGIRNWCGLVFETGEAREVIHFAQLLAFGADAFCPYLAFASIRNLVEEGLLEEPISAEQAMDNYITAIKKGLLKTISRMGISTIHSFFGSQIFEAVGIGREVIDSYFCNTPSRIGGIGLDEIAEEVRRRHRQAFPTYGEPPRLLHPGGVYHIRKDGEPHMWTTEAIYKLQTAVRLNDYALFKEFSDYMNQQAAVQAVLRSRLAFKAGKPISIDQVEPVESITKRFVGAAMSFGSISREAHEAIAIAMNRLGARSNSGEGGEDPERYKPLPNGDLRLSRIKQVASGRFGVTTEYVMHADELQIKIAQGAKPGEGGQLPGHKVNAEIARVRHTTPGVTLISPPPHHDIYSIEDLAQLIYDLKSVNPRAKVSVKLVSEAGVGTIAAGVAKAGADLVLISGYEGGTGASPLTSIKHTGLPWELGLAEVQQTLRLNNLRDRIVVQTDGQLKTGRDLAVAALLGAEEFGFGTALLISLGCLMMRKCHLNTCPVGVATQDPRLRERFGGLPDYVERFLRFVAQDLREIMAELGFRTVDEMVGRVDRLEFVRETDHWKAKTLDLRSLLVDPIPQAPRRRLRPQPPSPYEDLDGRLIELCQPAIQEGKTVSVELPIRNVHRTVGARLSGVIVDRYGAKGLPDNTIQLTFTGSAGQSFGAFLAPGITARIIGDANDYLGKSMSGGRIVLMPPPQATFEPHENIIAGNVLLYGATGGQVFINGVVGERFMVRNSGACAVVEGVGDHGCEYMTGGVAVILGRTGNNFAAGMSGGIAFVYDETELFDTRCNLDTVDLESVWNEEDKRLLKKMIQDHYRWTGSRRAKWLLDNWEAQLPLFVKVMPIEYRRVLERMRLQEETEKVTVAVTEEVFNG
- a CDS encoding DoxX family membrane protein — translated: MKQLLSLLRFVLGGIFVYAALGKILDPTQFAESIDNYRLLPYFLTTLTAAILPWLELICGFLLILGRKVAAASLIIIVLNCIFILAIGSAVARGLDIDCGCFSAGSKVGWVRLIEDFALLAVAVVIWKEARTLQAR
- a CDS encoding glutamate synthase subunit beta, with the protein product MAKATGFLEYKREEAPKRLVHQRIKDFHEFELLLSRDKLTRQAARCMDCGVPSCHTYGCPVLNRIPDFNDLVYRGHWRRALEILHSTNNFPEITGRVCPAPCEAACTLAYNDEAVTIKQIELQIIERGFEEGWVQPEPANYRSGKKVAVIGSGPAGLAASQQLARRGHEVVLFEKTDRVGGILRYGIPDFKLEKHILDRRLEQLAAEGVRFETGVEAGKDVSARYLRRSFDAIILTVGAGIPRDLNIPGRELEGIHFAMDFLTQQNRRIAGDKIAEPEISAAGKHVVVIGGGDTGSDCVGTSVRQGARSVTQIELLPKPPAERLPRNPWPEWPNILRTSTSHQEGCTREWAVLTREFIGRNGRVSALRAVRLEWYRDENGRFQYREISGSEFELPADLVLLATGFLHVEHGPLVRDLNLKLDGRGNLVVDRQWMTSEPGVFAAGDAVRGPSLVVHAIYQGRQAAAAVERFFKKI